tatttgagacggaataataaatagtattaataataataataagttgtaataataataatacataatacgATACAagtatacgtatacatatatacTCCGCCTCACCTTATATACTCCACCCTATCCACTCATAATCTTATCCTAACATAATCCACCAAAATCCACCCAAAACATGAGAGATGAGAGTAAAagaaaaaaggaagagaaatggagattttgtccctccgcctcgagatcgtaaggtaaactaTCTTAAACtagtttttatattatttaattaattaccaTCGACCCGCCTTGACCCCGACTCACCTTGACCCGTCATTTGACCACTGTTGACCGCCCAAAAAGGAGTTTGACCGTGACTTTATAAGGGTTAAATTGTTGTTATAGCTGTTTTGTGCGACGGTTTTAAGACGAGTTTTGGACCCACCTTTCGTGGTTGTCTTGGGTTTGTTTTGGGTTGGTTGTGTCGAGGGTAGTGAGGAAAGTAtagtggtggtcttgggtggtggtCGGAACTCGGGTTCAAAAAGGGGGTGTATGGCATGTTCTTGTCGTTATTGTCTTGCTCGTTGTTGGTGGTTATTGTGGCGGTTATCGTGGATAGTGGTGGTGGCTGGTGTCGACTAGGGTCAGGGGAGACACGGTGGTGGTCGGCGTCGATGGTAGGGTCAGCTGGTAGCCGTGGATCAGGTGGTGTtgcgggttgttgttgttgtcattggttgttgtcgttgttgcGGCCGGCTGCTGCTGTGACCGTGGTGGTGGCCGGTGGCGGCAGAAGAGGACCATCGTGGTGGTGGTTGCAGTGGCGGCCCACGGTGGTTCCAGGAGGGAGTTCGGGTGTGGGTTTCGAGTcgggttttatttaattaattaatttgtattaattTAGTTGTATACGTATTAGATTCGTATAATTATATGTATTGGTATAATTAGATTCATATAATTATACGTAtaattatacgtatttgtataattATTGGATTAGTTAATTTATACGTATTTATATACGTATTTCTAGGattagatgagtatatttatacatatttgtattattatcgtattttaggaaatagattttgtgagacggttttacgagatgGGCCTAGCTTGTATGACggattgcttatgcggatttggtaaaaggtaggttaatcctactcagtttcaatatgcaTTTGAATTGTCATGTGAGACGTATTTTATttgtcattgcattataacatgattttGGTTGAGACGGttggatgagtcggtaattgacataTTGTGTGGCATATTGTGTTTATTGTGTTGTCATGTATATTGGGTAATATGATGGTTATGACTGTtagttgttgttgaggagacggaaagcggttgggagactgtcttccgcttgagtcgcctcttgaagatttcccactccaagagggatgtgcacattaatgacttgagtttggagggacgcgtgtggttgagacaagatgtctggcaggggatccggttggctttcggacccggtacgcctaggcgtgtcccggtattTGTTTGTGGTTGACGGTATGTTTGGCCGTGTCCCGGTACATGTGTGGTTGACGgtatgtctaggcgtgtcccggtaccagtgtggttgtcggtatgtctgggcgtgtcccggtactgtggtgatggttgtttgatataatgtcattcatatcataatcatgttgtatgttcacacactcgagtcgtgtcacactttatttattattgaaactgacgtttgttgtgtctgtgcatTGTCACCTATATCTTTTGGGGTGgactgtgtcgatccatatgatatcctttggtcatatggggagcagattaTGTTCAGGTTGTTTAGATAGTACACGGGAGACGGGGCGAGCTTGgtgatatcacgagacgagtctagttggctagaagagtatagatgtaacgagttgtattttatttattcatttgtttacgtttatgtaattcactaaacattatgtttatttataaaatgttcttttatcgaagttttgaaacactacctcgggaaaccgagacggtaacgcttcaattatcttggccggataattgGAGTGTTACACGAGGTGTGCCcttgactgagtggagtcacttgcaggagtggcttcacgccctttatTCGCACCTTGTGGtttccgtcacaagggggatgtgcacattaatggacataggttattcgctctatggtgttgagcggggcttaggtggtacggctgcggtccctacTGGCGACGAGGAAtatttgttgcgatgggtattctggcacggctacacactttagtgtgtagtcagatgattggtgataaGATGGAGTTGGAGGAATGTGATTGTGTAATTGGACGTGTTGATTGCTTATTTTGTGTAtgtagtaactgaccccgtttaaatgttttgaaaactgtggtgatccattcggggatggtgagcagttgattagaAGGTATTTCCTTGGATTACACGcggggatctagctggggatggagtcaccacttGTCAgtgtctttagtcttccgctgtgttttgtTAAGACAGTTTTACTTAGTTGGTTTGCAGTTTTGagcagttgtactttactttcagtttggtttgttgtacgcacattaaactttattacttaaagtatgtttctttatggtctacttTGATTAATAtacctcgagtaaccgagatgatAGCATCTTCATGTGATAGCGTGGTCTTGGTAAAGGGCCTTGGTGTATGGGGTGTTACACTATGACATACTAATATTGAAGCTTTTCATTGTTTACGTACTCTAAAGTTCTTGGATGGTCTATGATATAGTGCTCCATAGCTTTTAATTAGAATATTGAAGTTTCGTGACGGGCATATCATATCGAAGCTTTTCATGTTTATACGTACTCTTGAAATTTATGATCTTTGCTTCCGGCTATGTCTTCGGTTTATGGTATACGTAACTAAAACAATGTCGTTTCAAAAAAAATCATCAAAGGCTTGGAATAAGATATACCTAAAAATTACACTACATGTACTTGGTCCATCATAAATCCACTTAAAACAAAAATAGTAGGAAATATGGGCAAACAAATACATAAGATATAGCCATTACAATATTCAGATCCTCTTGaacttccaattcttcacctgcACTGTGAAACACCTCATTTGCTTGTTCATCCTCATCTAGCCATCCCCCAGCACCTGGTTGTGGGTGATTAACCAGGCCCATCTCCACAtcttgagtttgtgtaacctccTGCACATCAACCATCACAGCATCCCTTGACCTTTCACCATTCTGTTCACCAATATTGTTAGTAGCTAGTGTGTTATTATTATTAGCCATGTCCACATCACCTGCACCTTGATTATTCTGCCCCCCTCCTTGACCACCTGCGTCACCCCCAGCTTGTCCCATCCCCATGCCACTGCTGCTTCCCATGCCATTACCAACCTGAAAGATTACTGGTCCTGCAAAGGGTTGAGCAGTGACCGCAAAAGCCATGCCAGGTAGGACCCTCCCCCCTGGTGTAATGCCCAAGTCAAAGTCCACAGCTCTTTCAGGAGACTCCCATCTTCTTCTCCTCCTATTAAGGCTGTATTCGAGGAGGAGTGGGCAACTCGGATTCTTGCCATCCCATCAAGCGAAATCAGATTGAGGGACTCGGTTTTCTGGCCATACACGAAGACCGGGATGTTTACGGTCAAGAGCGGTTATGGACTAATTTTTGATAGTTATATGGCCACACGAGGCACCAGTAAAGACAGAACAAGAATCAATGATCGAGGAAGGGAGTTCTGTAGGAAAACGCTATGGCATTTACCACTCCCTATGGTTTGGAAAATATTACTCTGGAAGATCATCGTGAAGGCTCTACCCACCGGGAGTGAGTTCCTTCAACGAAAGCTGGATGTTGATCCTTACTGTAGAATGTGCGGAGGCGATCAGAAATGCATTGAAATAGTGGAACATCTCTTTCGCGACTGTAGCCTCACTCGAAGATTATGGGCGGGTTCAACCCTAGGCATCCGGGTAGACAGTGCTGCAGGTATTTCGATTTCGGATTGGATTTATGACTGGTTAAGTTACTTGTCCAATTCTGAAGGGAGTGAGGACAATTTGATTACCTTTGTGGCAGTCCTGTAAGGTTTGTGGACGTTAAGGAATAACGTCATTTTCCAGAAGTTGGATTTGAACTCGTTTACGATAACGGGATGCTTTTATAATTCAGTTAGGGAGAAAATACATATGCTGTGCAACTCCTCACCTACAAAGCAACCCCTGTCATTGCTACAAACTTCCGAAGAAGGTTCGTCGTATGAAGAAAGGGAGGCTATACGCAATGGATACCCCGTCCGCCTTATTGGAAATCACAGCAATTGCGCGGTGGTAAGGGTCAAAGTGGATGCTAGCTGGGTACGGGGATTGGATGCGGCGGTCGGGTGGATTGCGTTCGACCATACGGGGCAGGAACTCGAGAGGGGGATGGTGCGCAGCAGGGCAGAATCAGCAATGCAAGCAGAAGCGTTAGGAGTCAGAGAAGTTTTGGTATGGGCACAGGAGAGGAGGTTTCTTCACATTGACTTATCGTCTGACTGTTTGCAGCTAATCAATCAAATTGCGGGGCTCGAAAAGGAGGACCACTTGATTGCGGGGATTCTTGCAGATCTTCGTGATCGGTTTAGTTTCTTTCATTGCTTGAGTCTTAGTTTTATTCCGAGGCGTCTGAACGTTATAGCGCATGGGTTGCCAAACAAGCCATGCGATTGTAATACCCTATTTttacagctgtcaaaaaaaaaaaaaaaaaaaaaaaaaaaaaaatacataagaTATATACAAAAAATAGTGACTAATATATGGCTTCTTGAAAGTAGTTGAAACTTTTTTTTGAAAACTATACAAAGTTACAAACTATGTCTTGCTCGCTCAACTCAACATGATCCAGTCGACTAATTAATTTTGTACACCAAATAAATAACGAACAATTCATGTGGTAccctcaaactttgtcattttgcatgtggtatccaactttttaagtttttgCACAAGAtatccttgagatttgattttcaagcacaacgtgccctttttatcgttcttaagattttcaatgGAGCCTAAATCATAGACtagaaatcggaattgactaattttttttttttcaaattcattaCCTCTTCGAGATATATAAATTGATAAAAGAAAAATGGTCATTCGAAAACTTAAGATCgaagatatggttgatttgagatttcCGTTAAcaaaaaaccctataaaatgtcagtcgacaatttttttttttgtcaaatcgtaaattatgacgagataatcattttaggaaaaaaaattggTCAATTCTGAATTTCGGTCTATGAattatgcgcaattgagtttttttatagcgacaaaaaggacatgttgtgcatgaaaatcaaacatagagggtatcatgtacacaaacttaaaaagttggataccatgtgcaaaatgacaaagttcgagaataccacgtgaattttccgaatAAATATTATTCTCGCTAAGATGAAATCTAATCATGTACTCTCCCCATGAAAATAATATGGCACCAGTTCATGTATTGAGTTTCAAAACCATCAAATTTGCTCCATAATTGTAGACTCGCTAAGAAAACGATTATAAGAAAAGAAATACCGCTTTAGTTAactaaaaaacaataaaaaaaatagaacTTTTAGAAAAAAAGTCCTCCGTAATACATGTAGTTAATATTCACATCAACACATAAGAAATATTATGCACATCTGTTGATGTTTTAGGTTCTTGACTTTATATcattactagtattggtgcccggcttcgcccgggctacctatacttaccattattttttttttcattaaataaaattacttaaggttgtataacccataaatttatcactaatatatttttttatgacatatcctaaaattacgatgaaataaattttgagacaaattcactactcccgctattaatatttactcttattaatgaaacaataataataacatttcattacttgcccgtaatcattattactttcactactcccgccataattattgttactgtcactactaccgcattaatattggtaatttcactactcccgccgtaattattgttactttccctattgccgcattaatattgattatttcactactcccgttgttgcttctaccactttcactaatctcgctgataatattgttacttttactattcaaatgagtgattactaacctataactatatccaatgttactacaattcttttctttaccgaCGAAACTATTTTTACTACttaagcatgcaattttaagaggattctatattatataaatatattacatacatGCATTTAATCAAATCGAaacaattatgcaatattatatattatggaatctaacttgaattatttataacctacttatattatatttttgtatgttaaataattaacttctctatacatctaataaactataaagtttaataaaatttcataagtcttctataaatatttaagaaaattaccaagcatcttttgTATAACctactaatctcgctgataacatgtttatactaattaactagttttcttacccgtgcgttgcacggatattaaaataatgtgtgataaatttcacaataaaatggaatatagacatatagtacatcgttcatgtttaagattttatgtatgccgcatgaccaacaaacaattcccgttaacataatattgacataagaataaaagagtgtttgattaataaaatacattTTTTTAGGGAAAAAAAACAATATGatgtttatatatatgatacttaaattgatagtttttagaatttgttcattaatacctgtttgtttttcaattggtcaagaaaaataataatatctactctgcataatcaactcaatgatgcaaaaaATCTCCATCTTttgaataacaaccataattatTCAATgttggatcaaattgtaattatgtaaaaaacATTTAGAGATAATTAGAATATTATaactcccggtcaaactatagaagtacgtttgaatgtgacCCAAATTctgacgcaatactacatggctaaggctgcttatgacacctctctctctctctctctctctctctctagcaATAGTCTTGgtccccatcttctcatttgaaacaatatctttcacgcagacccctatttttcttccctattcacacacatgatctaaaacaatctcatcccttgaaagatcgattcTTATCTCTGAAACTTAATTATCTCCAATTTATCCAACCAATTGAAAAACTAAAGCCCTCTAGAAAAATAcaccatccaatggaaactaaccatTGCTTTCGACAATGttatttttttaggaaaataaaaccaataagaagtttatatatgatacttgggactgagagtttttaaattttgttcattaatacctgtttgttctTCAATTGGTCAAAGAAAACagtaatatctactttgcataatcaactcaatgatgcaacaaatctccttctttagaataacaaccataatttaatcattgttgggttaAATGGTagttatgtaaaaacatttacaggtagttaaatgttatatctcccggtcaaactatagacgtacctttgaatgtgaaccaaattccaacgcaatactacatgacTGGGGCTGCTTATGCCAcccccctataacaatagtcttaaccccatcttctcatttgaaacaaaatccttcacgcagaaccctatttttcttccatattcacacacatgatctaaaacaatcttaTCCCTTGAACGATCGATCtttgtcttcgaaacttctctcaaattatccaaccaagtgaaaaactaaaccccccacttctagaaaaatccacaatccaatggaaactaacccttactctcgacaatgttgttagaattaagatttactttaatttggattgatggggtgaagattaagtttatcagtatgatcttttgaggtttcttgttattattgaTGTTACTTATATGTTTTAAcgcaagcgatattttgctgataaagaaccttatttattatcactatcctcgttaaactcatcaccctctacaaatgcaccctccctccatCCCCCTAATTTaaccgcaaaataaaacatcagtcAGTGtaattagttcttactacttgaaacaacctccaatccactaccactatcactacctttctgccacgttttacatctaagaagtcataaatcacactcacctccatgaaacaccaatctttactccagatgatatggatcatcgtctcccttatcgaagacaatttatttctccttcaacaaagaaaagtttaagaaggAGTCTTCCCTCTTAcctagtctttttctcgtcccctcccctacctccattccagataTTCAAAACAAAatgtttgggtactatgtttgtaaactgaataagtttgaatattatatatatacacgaactttgctatttatttcattccgcataaataaatcttactacatccatctcatttttattgtccttttttcttcaaattttattatctcataattattatcccctttctagatccagtaaggaaaaactttagtcaatcaactcgtcgcaatcaacctcaCTCCCACTCGAAACAACGTTTAGCCCAttacttaatcccttcggttcacacataaaacggtctaaaatgcaaagcttttaTCTCTCTCTTAAAAtgtccatctaactaacagaaaactaaccgctattttctgaacttcatcatttttacatcccgtaaagattaagtcgaacatgacaaaaaaaaatgcagaaacttaggttttgtttgataacgacagattgaacatttttttttagcattttgagagtttttacactatttaaataacaaatgtgctattttgagtgttgatcatcgacatattgaagtattagattgtggtgtaatttcctattttacattatgacctttaattaatatattttaagaaattaaaaattgagtttttttttatctccgaggaaattaaagatcaaactttatttttatcatatttataattaatattcttcacttaaaatatataaatttaagtaagttcaaataagttagctaaa
The Silene latifolia isolate original U9 population chromosome 11, ASM4854445v1, whole genome shotgun sequence genome window above contains:
- the LOC141614541 gene encoding uncharacterized protein LOC141614541, coding for MATRGTSKDRTRINDRGREFCRKTLWHLPLPMVWKILLWKIIVKALPTGSEFLQRKLDVDPYCRMCGGDQKCIEIVEHLFRDCSLTRRLWAGSTLGIRVDSAAVREKIHMLCNSSPTKQPLSLLQTSEEGSSYEEREAIRNGYPVRLIGNHSNCAVVRVKVDASWVRGLDAAVGWIAFDHTGQELERGMVRSRAESAMQAEALGVREVLVWAQERRFLHIDLSSDCLQLINQIAGLEKEDHLIAGILADLRDRFIQQRDIVYVSGTFNKTPYLVGASVLYS